One genomic segment of Helicobacter enhydrae includes these proteins:
- a CDS encoding nitrate reductase cytochrome c-type subunit, with amino-acid sequence MNIKTMILVSSVGAGILWGAVSDSEIGLRKAPLATEDKTKLEQFSYSKQEPGESQVFDRAFENAPPMIPHNVEGMTDFTQNSNACLDCHSPDVAKDMGATPVPKSHLYDLRNSKAVTDGIADSRWNCTQCHAPQSNAKPLVGNQFKPEYRNKKSQKSSNLLDVINEGVKK; translated from the coding sequence ATGAATATTAAAACGATGATATTAGTGAGTAGCGTAGGTGCTGGAATCTTGTGGGGTGCTGTGAGCGATAGTGAGATAGGATTGAGGAAGGCTCCTCTTGCCACTGAAGACAAAACAAAGCTAGAGCAGTTTTCATATAGCAAACAAGAGCCCGGAGAAAGCCAAGTGTTTGATCGAGCGTTTGAAAATGCTCCACCGATGATTCCACACAATGTGGAGGGAATGACAGATTTTACACAAAACAGCAATGCTTGTTTGGATTGCCATTCTCCTGATGTTGCAAAAGATATGGGTGCGACACCTGTGCCCAAATCCCATCTTTATGATTTGCGTAATTCCAAAGCAGTCACTGATGGTATTGCTGATAGTCGCTGGAATTGCACGCAGTGTCACGCTCCACAGAGCAATGCCAAGCCGTTGGTGGGCAATCAGTTTAAGCCTGAATATCGCAATAAAAAAAGTCAGAAATCTTCCAATCTCCTTGATGTGATCAATGAAGGGGTCAAAAAGTAA
- the napH gene encoding quinol dehydrogenase ferredoxin subunit NapH yields the protein MRAYRFLFARRLIQIGILLLFVFGNYAVLDIRKHQEVYQMRLLNTADADVNGVILHKENLSSLLSGDLSFAYVLGKIPLSEPFATLQLVVAGGGLALDVWLGVFVVVLFYGLVGGRLYCAYVCPVNLITDCANFLRRKLGWQGLKMLNLKRWFKYGVLLLSLLLSFVFGVGAFEMINPVSSLSRGLVFGMGFGLLSVAMIFVFDLCVLKNGFCGYICPIGASFGLIGKFSILRVSHQVNHCTKCKKCVEICPEPQVLDLVGKRSGVVDAMACIKCGRCIEVCQDEALEFKILGGRNEY from the coding sequence ATGAGAGCTTATAGGTTTTTGTTTGCTAGACGCTTGATTCAGATAGGGATTTTGTTGCTTTTTGTGTTTGGGAACTATGCTGTTTTGGATATCAGAAAACATCAAGAGGTCTATCAGATGCGATTGCTCAATACCGCAGATGCCGATGTCAATGGTGTGATTTTGCACAAAGAAAACCTCTCTTCGCTTTTGAGTGGGGATTTGAGTTTTGCGTATGTGTTGGGCAAAATACCCTTGAGTGAGCCTTTTGCGACTTTGCAACTTGTGGTTGCTGGAGGTGGATTGGCACTTGATGTGTGGCTAGGCGTGTTTGTCGTGGTTTTGTTTTATGGGCTTGTTGGTGGTAGGCTTTATTGTGCTTATGTCTGTCCTGTCAATCTCATCACAGATTGTGCCAATTTTTTACGCAGAAAACTGGGGTGGCAAGGGCTCAAAATGCTCAATCTCAAAAGATGGTTTAAGTATGGAGTGTTGCTTCTGTCTCTTTTGCTGTCCTTTGTGTTTGGAGTTGGGGCTTTTGAGATGATCAATCCCGTATCTTCTTTGAGTCGTGGATTGGTGTTTGGTATGGGGTTTGGATTGTTGAGCGTTGCGATGATTTTCGTGTTTGATTTGTGCGTCTTGAAGAATGGATTTTGTGGTTATATCTGCCCGATAGGTGCAAGTTTTGGATTGATTGGCAAATTTTCGATTTTGCGTGTATCACATCAAGTCAATCATTGCACGAAATGTAAAAAATGCGTAGAAATCTGCCCTGAACCCCAAGTGCTTGATTTGGTGGGCAAAAGAAGTGGAGTGGTCGATGCGATGGCTTGTATCAAGTGTGGAAGATGTATTGAAGTGTGCCAAGATGAGGCATTGGAATTTAAAATTTTAGGAGGAAGAAATGAATATTAA
- the napG gene encoding ferredoxin-type protein NapG translates to MKFDWERREALKKGVGSLGVLGAGAMIWSEYLNAQVKQDVLRPPGAKKDFLSHCIRCGLCVEACPYLTLKLAEVGNQKGISAGTPYFEPRKIPCYMCQDIPCMRSCPSGALSAEALSDAEGQVKIDYARMGVAVIDTTHCIAYGGIQCDACYRACPLIKKALYLKVEHNDFTDKHSKLLPMVDAEFCTGCGMCERACVTQKPTIVVLPYEKVMGAVGDHYIRSWKQGDETRINQEVDSNPNKTNSLDYLNNGEF, encoded by the coding sequence ATGAAGTTTGATTGGGAGCGTAGGGAAGCACTGAAGAAGGGAGTGGGGAGCCTCGGAGTTTTGGGGGCTGGTGCAATGATCTGGAGTGAATATCTCAACGCTCAAGTCAAGCAAGATGTGTTGCGACCTCCCGGTGCCAAAAAGGATTTTTTGTCTCATTGTATCCGCTGTGGCTTGTGTGTGGAAGCTTGTCCTTATCTCACATTGAAACTTGCAGAAGTTGGGAATCAAAAGGGCATTAGTGCGGGGACTCCTTATTTTGAACCACGCAAGATCCCGTGCTATATGTGCCAAGATATTCCGTGTATGCGATCTTGTCCTAGCGGTGCATTGAGTGCGGAGGCTTTGAGTGATGCAGAGGGGCAGGTGAAGATTGATTATGCAAGAATGGGGGTTGCAGTCATTGATACGACGCATTGTATCGCTTATGGAGGGATCCAGTGTGATGCTTGCTATCGTGCGTGTCCTTTGATCAAAAAGGCTTTGTATCTCAAGGTGGAGCATAATGATTTCACAGATAAGCATTCCAAGCTTTTGCCGATGGTTGATGCGGAGTTTTGCACGGGGTGTGGAATGTGTGAGAGAGCTTGTGTGACACAAAAGCCGACAATCGTGGTTTTGCCCTATGAGAAAGTGATGGGTGCGGTGGGGGATCACTATATCCGTAGCTGGAAGCAAGGGGATGAAACGCGAATCAATCAAGAGGTAGATTCTAATCCAAACAAAACAAATTCTTTGGATTATCTCAATAATGGAGAGTTTTGA